One Saccharomycodes ludwigii strain NBRC 1722 chromosome VI, whole genome shotgun sequence DNA segment encodes these proteins:
- a CDS encoding uncharacterized protein (similar to Saccharomyces cerevisiae YOL140W | ARG8 | ARGinine requiring), producing MNPSIFFFPFFSLSAMLFFAQIIKVSNPNIYVYIKNKKNIHAEKVEKYKIHHKILIIMTPTDKKSYVFQCKINEKPAQAIAGKGTRITIEKDGKIYSDIIDAVTGAAVGALGWGDEDIVDIITEAAKTSTYSFPSLIGNKQSEELAKFYIDNSPKDAFASALWCCSGSEANESCMKIMYQYWLERGKTKKTKFIVQMKPDLK from the coding sequence atgaacccttctatatttttttttccttttttctccCTTAGTGctatgttattttttgctcaaataataaaagttagcaatccaaatatatatgtatatataaaaaacaagaaaaatatacacgcagaaaaagttgaaaaatataaaatacacCACAAAATACTCATAATAATGACTCCTACTGATAAAAAGTCCTACGTTTTTCAGTGCAAAATTAACGAAAAACCTGCCCAAGCTATAGCCGGTAAAGGCACTCGTATCACCATTGAAAAAGATGGTAAAATATATAgtgatattattgatgCCGTTACTGGTGCTGCTGTTGGTGCTTTAGGGTGGGGTGATGAAGACATCGtcgatattattactgaAGCCGCCAAGACCTCTACCTATTCTTTCCCATCTTTGATTGGTAACAAACAATCCGAAGAACTGGCTAAATTTTACATCGACAATTCCCCAAAGGATGCATTTGCTTCTGCTTTATGGTGTTGCTCTGGTTCGGAAGCTAATGAAAGTTGTATGAAAATCATGTACCAGTACTGGTTAGAACGTGgcaagacaaaaaaaacaaaatttattgTTCAGATGAAACCTGATCTGaagtaa